AGTAAGCGAAGTACTTGCAATGGAAAAATCTCTTGCAAACGCTATGAAAACAATGCTTGGCATAAATCCTTCCGTTCATCTTGTAGCACCTAAAACAATTGCGAGAAGCGAAGGAAAAGCAGTTCGTGTAATTGATAAACGTAAGTTAATTTAATTGTCTTATAAATTCAGGAAAGGAGAATTTTAAAATGGCTATTAAACAATTAACAGTATTTGTTCCTAACAGAAAAGGTACAATTGTTGCAGTAACAGATATACTTGCTAAAAACGATATTAATTTAAGAGCACTCTCTATTGCAGAAACAGAGGATTTTGGTATTCTTCGTCTTATTGTAAATGATGAAAACAAAGCAGAAAAAGTGCTTGGAGAACAGGGGTATCTTATTAAAGTAGTTGATGTTGTAGGTGTTAAAATCGGTGATGCACCCGGTAAACTTACAGCAGCACTTGATGTTCTTGATAAAAATGATATT
Above is a genomic segment from Oscillospiraceae bacterium containing:
- a CDS encoding ACT domain-containing protein, which codes for MAIKQLTVFVPNRKGTIVAVTDILAKNDINLRALSIAETEDFGILRLIVNDENKAEKVLGEQGYLIKVVDVVGVKIGDAPGKLTAALDVLDKNDINVEYLYAFMARTEKHAYVVLRVENNKTAEEALSSAGFKLITEADINKL